One uncultured Jannaschia sp. DNA segment encodes these proteins:
- the purS gene encoding phosphoribosylformylglycinamidine synthase subunit PurS yields the protein MKVNVTVMLKDGVLDPQGEAVRHALGALGFDGVEGVRQGKLIELDVAEGTDRATVEAMCQKLLANTVIESYRIEM from the coding sequence ATGAAGGTAAACGTGACCGTGATGCTGAAAGACGGCGTGCTCGACCCCCAGGGCGAGGCCGTCCGCCACGCGCTGGGGGCGCTGGGCTTCGACGGGGTCGAGGGCGTGCGGCAAGGCAAGCTGATCGAGCTGGACGTGGCCGAGGGCACCGACCGCGCGACGGTCGAGGCGATGTGCCAGAAGCTGCTGGCGAACACGGTGATCGAGAGCTACCGCATCGAGATGTGA
- a CDS encoding alcohol dehydrogenase catalytic domain-containing protein, whose translation MRAAVLREYNAPLSIEDVPDPGCPADGVVLKTIACGVCRSDWHGWVGEHPRVKPGQIGGHEYCGEVVAAGPDAQFAVGDRLVAPFILSCGTCPQCRSGASNTCLDQRLPGFIEPGAFAEYVAVPRDFNLARLPEEISPTVAAGLGCRVTTAWHALTGRAALEAGEWLAVHGTGGIGLSAALLGRAMGAHVVVVDIVQEKLDHALSLGMDAAVMAGEDTPERIREITGGGAHVSVEALGIPATVNNSIRCLRPLGRHVQVGMPVGHTARMDVDMSAVYQGNLALYGTRGMPGWRYPSLLGLIVSGQVDMAPLIAREVALSDVSDELAAFNGPTPPGVAVVTDFSR comes from the coding sequence ATGCGCGCCGCCGTCCTTCGCGAATACAACGCCCCCCTGTCCATTGAAGACGTGCCGGACCCCGGTTGTCCTGCCGACGGCGTCGTCCTCAAGACCATCGCCTGCGGGGTGTGCCGGTCCGACTGGCACGGCTGGGTGGGCGAACATCCCCGCGTGAAGCCGGGCCAGATCGGCGGCCATGAATATTGCGGCGAGGTGGTCGCGGCGGGGCCGGACGCCCAGTTCGCCGTGGGCGACCGGCTGGTCGCGCCGTTCATCCTGTCCTGCGGGACCTGCCCGCAATGCCGCTCGGGCGCGTCGAATACCTGTCTCGATCAGCGCCTGCCGGGCTTCATCGAGCCGGGGGCCTTCGCGGAATACGTGGCGGTCCCGCGCGACTTCAATCTCGCACGCCTGCCCGAAGAGATCAGCCCCACGGTCGCCGCGGGCCTCGGCTGCCGGGTGACGACCGCGTGGCACGCGCTGACGGGGCGGGCGGCGCTCGAGGCGGGCGAATGGCTGGCGGTGCATGGGACCGGGGGCATCGGGCTCTCGGCGGCGCTTCTGGGGCGGGCGATGGGGGCGCATGTGGTCGTCGTCGATATCGTGCAGGAGAAGCTCGACCACGCGCTATCGCTGGGGATGGACGCCGCCGTGATGGCCGGAGAGGACACCCCCGAGCGCATCCGCGAGATCACCGGCGGCGGTGCCCATGTCTCGGTCGAGGCGCTGGGCATCCCGGCGACGGTCAACAACTCGATCCGCTGTCTGCGCCCGCTCGGGCGGCATGTGCAGGTCGGGATGCCGGTGGGTCACACGGCCCGGATGGATGTCGACATGTCCGCCGTTTACCAGGGGAACCTCGCGCTTTACGGCACCCGGGGGATGCCCGGCTGGCGGTATCCGTCGCTCCTGGGGCTGATTGTCTCGGGCCAGGTGGACATGGCGCCGCTGATCGCGCGCGAGGTCGCTCTGTCGGACGTGTCGGACGAACTGGCCGCCTTCAACGGCCCGACGCCACCCGGCGTCGCCGTGGTCACGGATTTCAGCCGCTAG
- the purQ gene encoding phosphoribosylformylglycinamidine synthase subunit PurQ yields MKAAILVFPGSNCDRDLAVAFRAAGFDTTMVWHKETALPDGIDVIGVPGGFSYGDYLRCGAIAARSPIAAALKAHADRGGYVFAPCNGFQILTEAGMLPGALLRNAGLKYLCKTVGLRVEETESAFTSAYTPGEVIDIPIAHHEGNYTADPDTIARLRGEGLVAFRYVDTPNGATDDIAGILSPNRRVLGMMPHPERAADLLHGNTQGASLFRGLADALVSA; encoded by the coding sequence ATGAAAGCCGCAATCCTCGTTTTCCCGGGCTCCAATTGCGACCGCGATCTTGCCGTCGCGTTCCGCGCCGCGGGCTTCGACACCACGATGGTCTGGCACAAGGAAACGGCGCTGCCGGACGGCATCGATGTCATCGGCGTGCCGGGCGGGTTTTCGTATGGCGACTACCTGCGATGCGGCGCCATCGCCGCGCGCTCGCCGATCGCGGCCGCACTGAAGGCCCATGCGGATCGCGGCGGCTACGTCTTTGCGCCCTGCAACGGCTTCCAGATCCTGACCGAGGCGGGGATGCTGCCGGGTGCGCTTTTGCGGAATGCCGGGCTGAAATACCTCTGCAAGACCGTTGGTCTCCGGGTGGAGGAGACCGAGAGCGCCTTCACCTCGGCCTATACGCCCGGAGAGGTGATCGACATTCCCATCGCCCATCACGAAGGCAACTACACCGCCGATCCCGATACGATCGCGCGGCTCAGGGGCGAGGGGCTGGTTGCGTTCCGCTATGTCGATACCCCCAACGGCGCCACCGACGACATCGCGGGTATCCTCAGCCCGAACCGGCGCGTTCTCGGCATGATGCCTCACCCCGAGCGGGCCGCCGACCTGCTCCATGGCAATACCCAAGGCGCGAGCCTCTTCCGGGGCCTGGCCGACGCGCTTGTTTCCGCGTGA
- the purC gene encoding phosphoribosylaminoimidazolesuccinocarboxamide synthase, whose protein sequence is MARRTKVYEGKAKILYEGPEPGTFVQYFKDDATAFNAEKKAVIDGKGVLNNRLSEFFMTGLGNVGVPTHFIKRLNMREQLIRACEIIPLEVVVRNVAAGSLSKRLGIEEGTPLPRPIIEFCYKDDKLGDPLVAEEHILAFGWATQQDLDDIISLALRVNDFLSGCMMAVGIKLVDFKIEVGRVWDGDFQRLILADEISPDSCRLWDIETGKKLDKDVFRRDLGSLADAYTEVARRLGVLPTNSAPLTKPTLIN, encoded by the coding sequence ATGGCCAGGCGCACCAAGGTCTACGAAGGCAAGGCCAAGATACTCTATGAAGGCCCCGAACCGGGCACGTTCGTGCAGTATTTCAAGGACGACGCGACCGCGTTCAACGCCGAGAAGAAGGCGGTGATCGACGGCAAGGGCGTGCTGAACAACCGCCTGTCGGAGTTCTTCATGACCGGGCTGGGGAATGTCGGCGTGCCGACGCATTTCATCAAGCGGCTGAACATGCGCGAGCAGTTGATCCGCGCCTGCGAGATCATCCCGCTGGAAGTCGTGGTCCGCAACGTCGCCGCCGGCTCGCTGTCGAAGCGCCTCGGGATCGAGGAGGGCACGCCGCTGCCGCGTCCGATCATCGAGTTCTGCTACAAGGACGACAAGCTGGGCGACCCGCTGGTGGCCGAGGAGCATATCCTCGCCTTCGGCTGGGCCACGCAGCAGGATCTCGACGACATCATCAGCCTCGCGCTGCGGGTGAACGACTTCCTGTCGGGCTGCATGATGGCCGTCGGTATCAAGCTGGTGGACTTCAAGATCGAGGTCGGGCGCGTCTGGGACGGTGATTTCCAGCGCCTGATCCTGGCCGACGAGATCAGCCCGGATTCCTGCCGGCTCTGGGATATCGAGACGGGCAAGAAGCTCGACAAGGACGTGTTCCGCCGCGATCTGGGCTCGCTCGCCGACGCCTATACCGAGGTCGCCCGTCGTCTCGGCGTGCTGCCGACGAATTCGGCGCCCCTGACCAAGCCCACGCTGATCAACTGA
- a CDS encoding ferric reductase-like transmembrane domain-containing protein, with protein sequence MARTILIWCALGLAIALPLIVAAQSPLLAWREPIYIAAGFAGVVGLALMLVQPLLASGALPGLSLRAGRRLHRVIGAALVAAVVLHVAGLWITSPPDVIDALTFTSPTPFSAWGVIAMWAVFGAAILAVLRRGMALRTWRKAHSGLAVVIVAGTVLHALLIEGTMGVATKTALCTLVVAALMRALVRLRAFGRPSG encoded by the coding sequence GTGGCGCGCACGATCCTGATCTGGTGCGCCCTCGGCCTCGCGATCGCCCTGCCGCTGATCGTCGCCGCGCAGAGCCCGCTTCTGGCGTGGCGCGAGCCGATCTACATCGCTGCCGGGTTCGCGGGCGTCGTCGGCCTTGCGCTGATGCTCGTGCAACCGCTTCTGGCGAGCGGCGCGCTCCCGGGCCTGTCGCTTCGGGCCGGGCGTCGGCTGCACCGGGTCATCGGCGCGGCGCTGGTCGCCGCGGTCGTGCTGCATGTCGCGGGGCTCTGGATCACCTCGCCGCCCGACGTCATCGACGCGCTGACCTTCACCTCTCCCACGCCCTTCTCTGCCTGGGGCGTGATCGCGATGTGGGCGGTGTTCGGCGCGGCAATCCTCGCGGTGCTTCGACGCGGGATGGCGCTGCGCACCTGGCGAAAGGCGCATAGCGGCCTGGCCGTCGTGATCGTCGCGGGAACCGTACTGCACGCCCTCTTGATCGAGGGGACGATGGGGGTCGCCACGAAGACTGCGCTCTGCACGCTGGTGGTCGCGGCGCTTATGCGCGCGCTCGTCCGCCTTCGGGCGTTCGGGCGGCCTAGCGGCTGA
- a CDS encoding twin-arginine translocation pathway signal, which translates to MTLARPNRRALIAATGAALATGLVVPARAQGLAPTPTMRGGANNYRPGAPIVERIGGGGFWMTGTVRRAGDGAPLPGQRIQIWAHTTEGHERDARSHGATLTNAAGEFRLEMPQIVPAFGQPHGHLAYDADEGDGAFETVFLRPIMSSAGDTTLAAHFVLQPA; encoded by the coding sequence ATGACCCTCGCCCGACCGAACCGCCGTGCCCTGATCGCCGCGACCGGCGCCGCCCTTGCCACGGGCCTCGTCGTCCCGGCCCGCGCCCAGGGGCTTGCCCCTACGCCGACCATGCGCGGCGGCGCGAACAACTACCGCCCCGGCGCGCCGATCGTCGAGCGGATCGGCGGGGGCGGCTTCTGGATGACCGGCACCGTCCGGCGCGCGGGCGACGGCGCCCCCCTGCCCGGTCAGCGCATCCAGATCTGGGCCCATACGACCGAAGGGCACGAGCGCGACGCGCGGAGCCACGGCGCGACCCTCACTAATGCCGCCGGCGAGTTCCGGCTGGAAATGCCGCAGATCGTGCCCGCCTTCGGCCAGCCGCATGGCCACCTCGCCTACGATGCCGATGAAGGCGACGGCGCGTTCGAGACGGTGTTCCTGCGTCCCATCATGTCCAGCGCTGGCGACACCACGCTCGCGGCGCATTTCGTGCTGCAGCCCGCCTGA